Proteins from a single region of Streptomyces spectabilis:
- a CDS encoding NAD-dependent epimerase/dehydratase family protein codes for MGKVVLVTGVARQLGGRFVRRVQRDPEVERVVAVDAVPPEHHLGGADFVQADIRQPTITRVLAEHAVDTVVHMDVTGTALAGGSRGSVKETNVIGTMQLLGACQKSPTVKRLVVKSSTNVYGSAPRDPAIFTETTPPKSLPSGGFAKDTVEVEGYVRGFARRRPDVAVCVLRFANILGPAADSPLAEYFALPVLPTVFGYDPRLQFVHEDDVIEVLRLASHDPARSTLNSGTFNIAGDGLLLLSQCARRLGRPTLPVFLPAVTWVGTALRTLGVTDFSREQIRLLTHGRVVATRQMRETLGFKPKYTTAETFADFVRSRGPGLLPPEALAAAVDKVAALPFASGGPERGAPVGAGREADDSAHHSAN; via the coding sequence TTGGGCAAGGTCGTGCTCGTGACCGGGGTGGCCCGGCAGCTAGGCGGCAGGTTCGTCCGGCGCGTTCAGCGCGATCCCGAGGTCGAGCGGGTGGTCGCCGTCGACGCGGTGCCGCCCGAGCACCATCTGGGCGGCGCCGACTTCGTCCAGGCCGACATCCGGCAGCCCACGATCACCCGGGTGCTCGCCGAGCACGCCGTGGACACGGTGGTGCACATGGACGTCACGGGCACCGCGCTCGCCGGCGGCAGCCGCGGCTCGGTCAAGGAGACCAACGTCATCGGCACCATGCAGCTGCTCGGCGCCTGCCAGAAGTCGCCGACGGTCAAGCGCCTGGTGGTGAAGTCGAGTACGAACGTGTACGGCTCGGCGCCGCGCGATCCGGCGATCTTCACGGAGACCACCCCGCCCAAGTCGCTGCCGAGCGGCGGCTTCGCCAAGGACACCGTCGAGGTCGAGGGCTATGTCCGGGGCTTCGCGCGCCGTCGCCCGGACGTCGCGGTGTGCGTCCTGCGGTTCGCGAACATCCTCGGCCCGGCCGCGGACTCGCCGCTCGCCGAGTACTTCGCGCTGCCGGTCCTGCCGACGGTCTTCGGCTACGACCCGCGCCTGCAGTTCGTCCACGAGGACGATGTGATCGAGGTGCTGCGCCTCGCCTCGCACGACCCGGCGCGCTCCACGCTCAACAGCGGCACCTTCAACATCGCGGGTGACGGACTGCTGCTGCTCTCGCAGTGCGCGCGCCGCCTCGGCCGTCCGACGCTGCCCGTGTTCCTGCCCGCCGTCACCTGGGTGGGCACCGCGCTGCGCACGCTCGGGGTCACCGACTTCTCGCGCGAGCAGATCCGGCTGCTCACCCACGGCCGGGTCGTGGCGACGCGGCAGATGCGCGAGACACTGGGGTTCAAGCCCAAGTACACGACCGCGGAGACCTTCGCGGACTTCGTACGCAGCCGGGGTCCCGGGCTGCTGCCTCCGGAGGCGCTCGCGGCGGCCGTCGACAAGGTCGCGGCGCTGCCGTTCGCGAGCGGCGGTCCGGAGCGCGGCGCCCCCGTGGGCGCCGGGCGCGAAGCCGACGACAGTGCCCACCACAGCGCCAACTGA
- a CDS encoding lysophospholipid acyltransferase family protein → MADAKVIPFDDDRSRGAGQRPPRRRTTVSRRKGDAATVREVKAVPAGRDGGAPGVDETKPGAAGGDSSEPSGRRPRRDGRARGEVSEADRAGERESVARQVPEPRGGGGGWDRRIAGGLAFLRRRLTGDYEVDEFGYDAELTDQVLMSLLRPIYDKYFRVEVKGIENVPSDGGALIVANHSGTLPWDGLMMQVAVHDHHPQQRHLRLLAADLVFMLPVVNELARKAGHTLACAEDAGALLERGELVGVMPEGFKGIGKPFGERYKLQRFGRGGFVSTALRTGSPIVPCSIVGAEEIYPMVGNAKTLARVLGIPYFPLTPTFPWLGPLGVVPLPTKWTIQFGEPIPTDGYPPEAAEDPMLMFNLTDQVREQIQHTLYKLLVQRRSVFF, encoded by the coding sequence ATGGCGGACGCCAAGGTCATTCCGTTCGACGACGACCGGTCGCGTGGGGCCGGACAGCGGCCGCCGCGCCGCAGGACCACCGTGTCGCGCCGCAAGGGCGACGCGGCGACGGTGCGTGAGGTCAAGGCGGTGCCGGCAGGGCGCGACGGAGGTGCTCCCGGGGTGGACGAGACCAAGCCGGGGGCCGCGGGCGGGGACTCCTCCGAGCCTTCGGGCCGGCGGCCGCGGCGGGACGGCCGCGCCCGGGGTGAGGTGTCCGAGGCCGACCGCGCCGGGGAGCGGGAGTCGGTGGCACGGCAGGTGCCCGAGCCGCGCGGCGGCGGGGGCGGCTGGGACCGGCGGATCGCCGGTGGCCTCGCGTTCCTGCGGCGGCGGCTGACGGGGGACTACGAGGTCGACGAGTTCGGGTACGACGCGGAGCTCACCGACCAGGTCCTGATGTCGCTGCTCCGGCCGATCTACGACAAGTACTTCCGGGTGGAGGTCAAGGGCATCGAGAACGTGCCCAGTGACGGCGGGGCGCTGATCGTCGCCAACCACTCGGGGACGCTGCCGTGGGACGGCCTGATGATGCAGGTCGCCGTGCACGATCACCATCCGCAGCAGCGGCATCTGCGGCTGCTCGCGGCCGACTTGGTGTTCATGCTGCCGGTGGTGAACGAGCTGGCGCGCAAGGCCGGGCACACGCTGGCCTGTGCGGAGGACGCGGGGGCGCTGCTTGAGCGGGGGGAGCTCGTCGGGGTGATGCCCGAGGGGTTCAAGGGGATCGGGAAGCCCTTCGGGGAGCGGTACAAGTTGCAGCGGTTCGGGCGGGGCGGGTTCGTGTCCACGGCGCTGCGGACCGGGTCGCCGATCGTGCCGTGCTCCATCGTGGGCGCGGAGGAGATCTACCCGATGGTGGGCAACGCGAAGACGTTGGCCCGGGTGTTGGGGATTCCCTACTTTCCGCTGACGCCCACGTTTCCTTGGCTGGGGCCTTTGGGGGTGGTGCCGTTGCCGACGAAGTGGACCATCCAGTTCGGGGAGCCGATTCCCACGGACGGGTATCCGCCGGAGGCCGCCGAGGATCCGATGCTGATGTTCAACCTCACGGATCAGGTGCGGGAGCAGATTCAGCACACGCTGTACAAGCTCCTTGTGCAGCGGCGGTCGGTGTTCTTCTGA
- a CDS encoding DUF5667 domain-containing protein, with product MIANVSAHRRANAFAQALEEHSGQDPAAEQPEEPAAHAVARPDTAGPGPAESDRLLALADGLARLPRPELDPEVKVVQRAQLVAAMEAMLAEGTTGDAASVPRQRSRKGAHRALRKLKPRTRLSKGIAAGGLTVGVAAGAFGGIAAASNDALPGDSLYGLKRGMEDLKLGMADSDADRGQIYLDQASTRLSEARRLMERARSGDLDHESLGEVRRALSGMRHDASEGHRLLRQAYERDGSLGPIQALSSFAKAHGASWRDLRAKLPVQLGDVGQEVSSVFDAIEQQVDPLRSLLPRTPGKHRATDDRPREEAPDTPRRDHPSPHTADESPSHRAPGKPRPPAPSHKESEGLLPGVTDGLIEPPGPHTPPPSHHTSEKPHSNPDPAKPDVTLPPLIPGLLPELSIEDEGQK from the coding sequence GTGATCGCGAACGTATCGGCCCACCGGCGGGCGAACGCCTTCGCCCAGGCCCTGGAGGAGCACTCCGGCCAGGACCCGGCGGCCGAGCAGCCCGAAGAACCCGCCGCCCACGCGGTCGCCCGCCCCGACACCGCGGGGCCAGGACCGGCCGAGAGCGACCGCCTCCTGGCGCTCGCCGACGGCCTGGCCCGGCTCCCCAGGCCGGAGCTCGACCCCGAGGTCAAAGTGGTGCAGCGGGCCCAGCTCGTGGCCGCCATGGAGGCCATGCTCGCGGAGGGCACCACAGGCGACGCCGCCTCCGTGCCGCGCCAGCGCTCCCGCAAGGGCGCCCACCGCGCACTGCGGAAGCTCAAGCCGCGCACCCGTCTGTCCAAAGGCATCGCCGCGGGCGGACTCACCGTGGGCGTGGCCGCCGGAGCCTTCGGCGGCATCGCCGCCGCGAGCAACGACGCACTGCCGGGCGACTCGCTCTACGGCCTCAAGCGCGGCATGGAAGACCTCAAGCTCGGCATGGCGGACAGCGACGCCGACCGCGGCCAGATCTACCTCGACCAGGCCTCCACCAGGCTCAGCGAGGCCCGCAGGCTGATGGAGCGCGCCCGCTCCGGCGACCTCGACCACGAGTCCCTCGGCGAGGTCCGCCGCGCCCTCTCCGGCATGCGCCACGACGCCTCGGAAGGCCACCGCCTCCTCCGCCAGGCCTACGAGCGCGACGGCTCCCTCGGGCCCATCCAGGCGCTCTCCTCCTTCGCCAAGGCCCACGGCGCCAGCTGGCGCGACCTGCGCGCCAAGCTCCCCGTCCAGCTCGGTGACGTGGGCCAAGAGGTCAGCTCCGTCTTCGACGCCATAGAGCAGCAAGTCGACCCGCTGCGCTCCCTGCTTCCCAGGACGCCCGGAAAGCACCGCGCGACGGACGACCGCCCCCGCGAGGAAGCCCCCGACACGCCCCGCCGGGACCACCCGTCCCCGCACACCGCGGACGAGTCCCCGTCCCACCGCGCCCCGGGCAAGCCGAGGCCCCCCGCCCCCTCCCACAAGGAGAGCGAAGGCCTCCTCCCCGGAGTGACGGACGGCCTGATCGAACCGCCCGGTCCGCACACCCCGCCCCCCTCGCACCACACGTCCGAGAAGCCCCACAGCAACCCCGACCCCGCGAAGCCGGACGTGACCCTCCCGCCCCTGATCCCCGGGCTCCTGCCGGAGCTGAGCATCGAGGACGAGGGCCAGAAGTAG
- a CDS encoding ECF subfamily RNA polymerase sigma factor, BldN family, which translates to MYPHVGVDASGLATLRATVLDRLRGFVPTAYAVPAFAVPAPAGPCYALADGGAAVSRRTRSGAATTTRRPAADSDSARMMDLVERAQAGEADAFGRLYDQYSDTVYRYIYYRVGGKATAEDLTSETFLRALRRIGTFTWQGRDFGAWLVTIARNLVADHFKSSRFRLEVTTGEMLDANEVERSPEDSVLESLSNAALLDAVRRLNPQQQECVTLRFLQGLSVAETARVMGKNEGAIKTLQYRAVRTLARLLPDDAR; encoded by the coding sequence GTGTACCCACACGTCGGGGTTGACGCCTCGGGCCTGGCTACGCTGCGCGCAACGGTCCTCGACCGCCTGCGCGGCTTCGTCCCCACCGCGTACGCCGTCCCCGCCTTCGCCGTCCCGGCACCCGCCGGGCCGTGCTACGCCTTGGCGGACGGCGGTGCCGCGGTCAGCAGACGGACGCGCTCCGGCGCCGCCACCACCACCCGCCGCCCCGCCGCGGACAGTGACAGCGCCCGCATGATGGACCTCGTCGAGCGCGCCCAGGCGGGCGAGGCCGACGCGTTCGGCCGCCTCTACGACCAGTACAGCGACACGGTCTACCGCTACATCTACTACCGCGTCGGCGGCAAGGCGACCGCCGAGGACCTCACCAGTGAGACCTTTCTGCGCGCCCTGCGCCGGATCGGCACCTTCACCTGGCAGGGCCGCGACTTCGGCGCCTGGCTGGTCACGATCGCCCGCAATCTCGTCGCCGACCACTTCAAGTCGAGCCGGTTCCGCCTCGAAGTGACCACCGGCGAAATGCTCGACGCCAACGAGGTCGAGCGCAGCCCGGAGGACTCCGTCCTCGAATCCCTGTCGAACGCGGCGCTCCTGGACGCCGTCCGCCGCCTCAACCCGCAGCAGCAGGAGTGCGTGACGCTGCGCTTCCTCCAGGGCCTGTCCGTCGCCGAGACCGCACGCGTGATGGGCAAGAACGAAGGCGCGATCAAGACCCTTCAGTACCGAGCGGTCCGCACCCTCGCCCGGCTCCTCCCGGACGACGCCCGCTGA
- a CDS encoding HAD family hydrolase produces MAALGWLHPRRRSATARSVLAGEASAEAARKSSQELEDLARTPPPDEAAGPEFPVVGDDKAAAFFDLDNTVLQGAALFYFGRGLYQRKFFQRRELTRFIWQQAWFRLAGEDPEHLQDARESALSIVKGHRVAELISIGEAVYDDYLADRIWAGTRALAQAHLDAGQKVWLVTAAPVEMATIIARRLGLTGALGTVAESVGGIYTGKLVGEPLHGPAKAEAVRALAAAEGLDLARCAAYSDSHNDIPMLSLVGHPYAINPDAKLRKHARARDWRLRDYRTGRKAAKVGIPAAAGVGALAGGAAAAVALHRRRH; encoded by the coding sequence ATGGCCGCTCTCGGTTGGCTCCACCCCCGTAGGCGCTCCGCCACCGCGCGCAGCGTCCTGGCAGGCGAGGCCTCGGCGGAGGCCGCTCGCAAGTCCTCGCAGGAGTTGGAAGACCTCGCGCGGACCCCGCCGCCCGACGAGGCCGCAGGTCCCGAGTTCCCGGTGGTCGGCGACGACAAGGCCGCCGCCTTCTTCGACCTCGACAACACCGTGCTGCAGGGCGCCGCGCTCTTCTACTTCGGCCGCGGCCTGTACCAGCGCAAGTTCTTCCAGCGCCGCGAACTCACCCGGTTCATCTGGCAGCAGGCCTGGTTCCGGCTCGCGGGCGAGGACCCCGAGCACCTCCAGGACGCCCGCGAGAGCGCCCTGTCCATCGTCAAGGGCCACCGCGTCGCCGAGCTGATCTCCATCGGCGAGGCCGTGTACGACGACTACCTGGCCGACCGCATCTGGGCCGGCACCCGCGCCCTCGCCCAGGCCCACCTCGACGCGGGCCAGAAGGTCTGGCTGGTCACCGCGGCCCCGGTGGAGATGGCCACGATCATCGCCCGCCGCCTCGGCCTGACCGGCGCGCTCGGCACGGTCGCCGAGTCCGTCGGCGGCATCTATACGGGCAAGCTCGTCGGCGAGCCCCTGCACGGCCCCGCCAAGGCCGAGGCGGTGCGCGCCCTGGCCGCCGCCGAAGGCCTCGACCTGGCCCGCTGCGCCGCCTACAGCGACTCCCACAACGACATCCCGATGCTGTCGCTCGTCGGCCATCCGTACGCGATCAACCCCGACGCCAAGCTGCGCAAGCACGCGCGCGCCCGCGACTGGCGGCTGCGGGACTACCGCACGGGCCGGAAGGCCGCGAAGGTCGGCATCCCGGCGGCCGCGGGCGTGGGAGCCCTCGCCGGCGGGGCCGCGGCCGCGGTGGCGCTGCACCGCCGCCGCCACTGA
- a CDS encoding glutaredoxin family protein, whose amino-acid sequence MSPIFRRTAKQAARSAAKVPGDRLVTLIGKPGCHLCEDAEAVVEKVCGELGAAWEKKDITEDEALHREYWEQIPVVLVDGEQHTFWKVDAERLRRALTQ is encoded by the coding sequence ATGAGCCCGATTTTTCGTAGGACGGCGAAGCAGGCGGCGCGGAGTGCCGCGAAGGTGCCCGGGGACCGGCTGGTCACGCTGATCGGCAAGCCCGGGTGCCATCTGTGCGAGGACGCCGAGGCCGTGGTGGAGAAGGTGTGCGGCGAGCTGGGCGCCGCGTGGGAGAAGAAGGACATCACCGAGGACGAGGCGCTGCACCGGGAGTACTGGGAGCAGATTCCGGTGGTCCTCGTGGACGGGGAGCAGCACACCTTCTGGAAGGTCGACGCCGAGCGGCTGCGGCGGGCGCTCACGCAGTAG